The following is a genomic window from Neomonachus schauinslandi chromosome 15, ASM220157v2, whole genome shotgun sequence.
AGGTGGGTTTGGACGTATGTGTCTGGGGCGCTCTGGAGCAcctggggtgcaggtggggaggtggggtgcaGGCTGGGATGGGCTCCCAGGGAGCGGAGGGCCTGGGAAAGAGTGACATTTCTCAGCAACAGCGATGTGGGACGAGGAGGCCGAAGATGGGAGACTTGGAGAGCCCCAGGCGTAAGGGGCAGGTGTGAAAAGCAGGAGCCCTGTAAAGAGAAAGAGGACAAAGAGGAAATCCAGGGAATTTTTGGAAGGAACAGAGGCCCGAAGTATAAAATGCTACTGAAAGTTCTACTAGAATGTGGTTGGCAATGGTGAGGCCGTCGGTGGTCCCCAGGGGAGGGGTTCTGGTGGCAGAGGGGGTGGAAGACAGACCGTATGGCTGTGGAAAGGGGTGCAAAGTCAGTCCGTGGCGGTGAAGAATTATTCCGGGACACATGTGAGCTGATAGGACGTGGAAGGTCGGATGGTGATCCCGGAAGGAGGGACGCTTACTGTCCTATCGCTTTCTGGCTGTCTCCTTCCCCGCAGACCTCTCTCATCTGTTCCTCTGTTTGCCTTCATCGTACTATTCCTTCCTCAAGATCCTTCCCTTGGCCATCCGTAAGATAAGCAATgtgaacttaattttaatttttttaaagtaaactctacacccaagcatggggctcgaactcatgaccctgagattaagagtcacgtgctctactgactgagccagccaggtgcccctaacgtgaactttatttatttatttatttttattttatttttttttaaagattttatttatttatttgagacagagagagtgagagagagagagcacatgaaaggggggagggtcagagggagaagcaggttccctgccgagtagggagcccgatgtgggactcgatccagggactccaggatcatgacctgagccgaaggcagtcgcctaaccaactgagccacccaggcgccgacgTGAACTTTATTTTAAGGAGAGCTTGCTTTCTTCCTTGAGCTTGTACCAGTTGTGAATGCAGGATTTGCTTCACTGAGTGTAGCTAGAAGGAATCTTAAAGATCATCTAATGGGAAGGTTCccaaacattttattaatattatttatttaatttttaagaaaagattttatctatctatttgagagagagcacaggcgaggcgaggggcagagggagagggagaagcagactcctcgctgagcagggagcctgacgtggggctcaatcccaggaccctgggatcgtgacctgggatgaccccagctgaaggcagatgcccaactgactgagccacccaggctcccctcaaatATATTtcacagtgattttaaaaatgtgtaaatcaTGTTTCCTGAGGCATGGGACCATTTAGTGTGTCTCCATGTCTAAGGGGACCCAGAGGACAGTAGAACTGGGGGGACCAAGTGATGAGCTAGGCTCTCATGCATGCTGGTCCATCAGTTTGCCGGTGACGAAACTGAGAAAGTTCACAGCTGACCTAGTCTAGAACTCTCCATCACGCCCcgggcctggcacatggtggggcCTCAAGGATGAGGGTAACTGAGGGTGTACCTTTGCATGGGAAACCATATCAGGGCCCTCATCGATTCATATGGAATACTCCATGGACAGACAACCCCATGTGTTCTTTACCCGACTCACAAACCTGCATTGCTTCCCTCAGAGCAATTTATTGtccctccttctgccttcttGAAGGCGCCTCCTGGGGGCACGGGGTCCCCCACGCACCATTGGAGAGGCCAGTTGGCCTCTGTGCTCCGGGGACTTTCAGCCCATGTGCGAAGCAGGCCTTGAACGGGGAAATGGAAGAGTGAAGTGTGTCAACAGACCCTTTGCCATGGAGGCCACGGGGAGGCCCCTTGGATGCAGGGATGGATCCGGGTCTTCCTGGTCTTGAGGGAGCCTCTATCTCTCTGaggaaggtgaggaggaggagaagcttCTTTCAGCCAGACTTCAGCGCCCTCCCGCAGCGGTAAATATCACTTCTGTGAGCCCCACACAACAGTGGCACTGGGGAGTTCCTGGAGCCCGTTTCTCGGCCAAGAGTCTGCTGCCCGGATCTGGGGAGCCGGCATGTGAGCCTCTCGGCTTCTGTCATTGCCATCGCCTCATGTGACAACTGCCGGCTGTCCCCCCCGTCTCACCCTCGGCCTCCTTTGTCATGGTGTCCCGTGGCTGCTCACTGAGGCGGGGCCGGCCTCAGGGGCTGCGTCTCGCTTCCCCCTTGAGAGGATCACACGtcaccacctccctgcctcctggacCTTTCTAGGTAGGCTGCATCCTTGTGTTCATTAGCCTCATTAGGGCTTGGtggcccccaggccctgggaaatGCCGCGTGTGTCTGCTGCGACCAAATCATCCTGGCGgagtgggctggggagggcaTCCGCAGTGTAAAGCAGTGACTTGGGAATTGATATCTGAGCTCCCTAAATTCAGAGCCCAGGACGCTCTGGTAGTGGTTGCAAatctcccctcctccatcttcGTGGGGTTACCAGGACCACTTTGTGGGCGAAGAGAGAGGCGAGCCTAAACCCAAATCGACAATTTCCGAGAGGTCAGGTCTTTCATGTTCCAGCCGAAGGAAGAAAGCATCGCCCCTGGTAATGGCAATGAGCTCAGTTAACTTTCTTTACCATGCAGGAGCCATGCCTCGTGTGGGGATGAATTTATGGCCTTGGTGGCTGCAAacaagtgacaccatgaaatgtggGCGAGAGGGGGCCGTGGGCAGCTCCCTCCCAACCTGCACAGCAGCAGGTAATAGCTATGTTCCACATCACCGGGTCCTTAGTCCCTGTCtctccttcaggtcttttctgaaaGTGGGCAGGGTATAAATTAGAAATGaacttgtaaataaaatatttgatccAAATAGGACAGGCCACACTGGCAGAGGAAATATTGCTGTAGGATGTGATGAAAATCCATCTTTATTGGGGCAGCCAGGAAAAATCGAGATACACGCAGATCCTTGAAAGTTTCAGTCTCAAGGAGGGATTAGTAAGAACCCAACCGCTTGGTCAGGACCTTGTATGTGTTAGCCAAAGAGAGGGTGAGATGTCTCTTTGcagcccgcccccctccccgccccagttACTGGACAGAGGTCGGGTGAGGACTGACTGGTAAAGGGCCCTGGTTAGACACTGGGAAAGCAGCAGACTTGCTTCCGTTTTCTCCTGTGTACACAGGGACAGTTGTGGCTGCTTTCCACCGTGATGCCAAGTCACAGGAGCGTGACAGTAGGAAAAATCAATAATCTGGATCCTGTCTCCAAGTCAACTCTTGATACTGTGTTCATCGTGGATGTTTTGcaataattttgatttaaaaaatgtcacaCTTGGTAGAGATCCAAAAGAATTGCAAACAGAGTCCCAAAGACATATACTCGAACACCcttgttcatggcagcattagtCGCAAGAGCCAGAAGGTGGccgccacccaagtgtccattaacgGACGAATGGATAAGCAAAACATGGTAGAGTcagccacacaatggaatatcactcagccttaAAGAGGAAGGAGATTCTGACTCAGGCtcccacatggatgaaccttgaggacattacgctGAGATAAACCGGACAGGagagaacaaatactgtatgattccacttctgtGAGGTCCCTAAAGgagccaaattcatagagacagaaaggagaatggtggttgccagcgccttggggagggggagtggggagttgCTTAGTGGGGGCAAAGTTTCAGTTTGGGAcgatgaagagttctggagatgggttgcatgacaatgtgaatgtacttaatctTATTGACCTGCACACTTAGAGCTGGTTAagatggtggggcacctgggtggctcagttggtcaagcgtccgactcttgacttcggctcaggtcatgatctcagggttgtgagatggagcccatgtcaggctcctcgctcagcacggagtctgcttgagattctccttctccctctccttctacgcCTCCccactactctctctctcaaatagataagcgaatctttaaaaaaatggttaagatggtacattttatgctatgtatattttaccgcgatttaaaaaaattgcacactcaaaaatatttattaccgaATTGCTAGTCCTGGCTCCTCATGGAATCCAGTGAATTCTAAAGAGCCGAGAGAGTGAAGGTGTGTGAGACCTTGATCCGATGGTCGTGAAATGCGCACACACACCAAGCAAGGGGTCAGAAGGCCCTCAGAGCGTGGCCTGGCTGAACCCTGCACTGGAGTTCAGCAGACACCCTGAATCCTGAGCCTGACCCAGCCGGAGCAAGCCGGACCAACTGCCCCTTCTGGACACCCTTCCTGGCAAGCATAGGTCAGTGGGCTGGGGAGAAAAGCATGTTTTCCTTCCTTGGTTTGGTGGATCTGTTTCCTTTTTGGCATCAGACTCTGTTTTGCTTTATTGCGGCCTATTTTTCTCCACGGCAGAAGCTGGAGCAGATGCGAGTACGCGTGGCTCTCTGGCAGCCACCCTCAGATGCTTTTGTGTGCAAAGCAGTTTCGGGTGCACCTAGGACTCTCGAAAGAGTTCAAGTTCTGGGAAACCAAGTGTATTCTGCTCAGTTGGTATTCCACTCAGAAGGGCTCTTCGGTGCCGAAAACACGGGCACCCATGTAGGAACCTAAGATGCACACCGGTCTAATTCTGGTAAAAGTCgtcataacaataaaaacaatgataaCACTGACTTCCAAAATGGAGTTTGTGGGATGAGGTCGTCTGTCTTTCTTCCTACTCCTAAACCGTGGCCCCAACTCCCTGGCTGGCCCAGACTTCCGTTTTCCCGTTCTCCTACCTGGAGCATGTTTGCTCTCGGCTCATGTCACTGCCTCTTTGGGACAGTGGCCCGCCGGTGGCTGTGGGGCCACGTGGGGCTGTGCAGCCTCCTCCAGGActcacctgcccccctcccttctctgcagCTCCCGGCTTTGGCTTCCTGACATTTATGTCACCCTGCTCTCTTTGACCCTTTTGCTTTCACAATCGTGTGCCAGCCATTTGCTCCACCCCTGGCTGGAAAGCAGGCTGGACTGTGCTCTCTGTCCCCCAGGCTCCTCAGCCACTCCTGCAAGCCCAGCCCAACCCCCTGAGACAACACAGAGCCATCTGGACAAGCCCCACCACGACccccaccacccaggtgcccccagactcaTGCTTCTTCCCTTTAAATTGTTCTAAGCAGAACAAATGggtctcttttctctcccatcaCAGATGGGAACGGCGAGGGGTGAATTAGCTGACTGATGAGTGTACGGTTACTCcagaacaggggtcagcaaactttttccatAAAGGGCCAGGTAGTGCGAGCCAGACAGCCTGTCACAGTTTATACCCTATTGCAAGAGTATGTTACTGATTAAAATATGCCCTTATACCACTTGAgtgactttttctcttttctctttttttttaagattttatttatttattcatgagagagagagagagagagagagagaggcagaggggcagagggaaaacgggctccctgctgagcagggagctgacccTGGGagcgaaggcaggcgcttaaccgactgagccacccaggcgcccttgagtgACTTTTTCTTTGACAGTTCCAGTGAAACTTTACTTACGGACACTGAAATGGAAATACTTTccaaatatcataaaatattcttcttttgctttttaagaacCATTTGGAATAGTAAAAACCATTCCTAGCCTGTGGACTGTATCACAGCAGACGGCGGGCCAGGTTTGGCCCACGGGCTGTAGTTTGCAACCCCAGCTGCAGAGGACTGAGCGCTAACCCCAGGTCTGACTTACCAGGACGGTTTCGGGAAGGTAGAAAGTGTAACTTACGACACTGGGGGGGGGGCCCTAAGTGTCTAACTGCTAAGCGCAGCTTCCTGATGTTCCCTGCAGCAAAAATCCAGCATCTGAAATCAGACCGTGTAGTGCTACTGTTTGAGTGCTCTTAGCACTTGGAGGCCAGCGCGCTGGGGCTCTGGAAAGAACCCCTCCTTCTTTTTAACACCCTTGCCTTGCCAGATGGTCTCTGGTTTCTCCCAAAGAAAATCCCAGGCCCAGCGATCGAAGCTGGAATCCAGAACCTCTAAGTCTTATTGGTAAACAGGACCCCATTACCCCatcacccccccctccccacctcatccccACACCTCcctgcaaaagtcctcaacacaCGCAGCGGGGGGGACCGGGACAcatgcttttcttcctccttcagggTCATGGGGCCCCTGGGCCATCCGAGGTCAGGACTCCAAGCAATTTGTATAGAAGGTGCAAGGGCAAAGTAAGTTTTCAAAGAGCTTTTATTTCAAACACAGTCAGATTCTACCCAGCGAAAAAATGCTCCTCACGTGTCTTGGAAACCAAGGAGGGCACGTTCAGTTCAGTGGAAAGGGTGTGTCTTGtcccagagaaggagggaggggttgGCTATTTACACAGGCAACAcccagaactgataaatgagcACAGGGTCCCTACAGGGCTCACGGAGGACACCTGGACCCAGCTTATCAAAGACAACTGGCTCAGCGAGGACCACCTGGAGCTCCAGGGGAAGGGAGTCCCCACCAGACACCCTGCACCTGCCACCCCTGCcgtctccctcccaccctgggcAGGTGTGGATCATGTCCACTTGCTGGATTCCCAGGGGAGCCTGTCACAGCCCAGAgaagggctcagagagggaagcagCAGCGGCTGTCGTGGGGTAGGTGGGACCGGGGAGAGGTAAAACTCCGGCCTCCTCTCCAGAACGTTCTGGGCCAGGCTTGGCTTCCTGAGGGGAAAGCCCCGCGGGGGCTCCGGGAGGGTTAGTGCTCGGGCTCGGCGTCCATGCAGGACTCCCAGGGGTTCTGGGGCATTCgaggcagggagaagagcaggaggGCCAGGCCGCCGAGGAAGAGGAGGACGAAGGCGGCGCAGGCGCAGGCGAAGGACCAGGAGTAGTAGTACTCGATCCACTCGGTGTGCTCGCTGTCGATCATGCGCTTCACCGACTGCCGCGTCACCTCCACCGACACGAAGACGCACAAGCCTGCGGGCCGAGCAGGACCTTCAGGGCCCTCTGCCcagagctccccccaccccccggggccgCGCTCGGGTCCCCGGCCGCACGGGCAGGGGCCCCCACGCTACCTGCGAAGGCGTAGAACATGGACGCCGGCCTCAGCAGGTAATCCCGCTTCTTCCGGAAGGACAGAAGCGCGCAGCTGGTCCCCATGATGATGAAGCCGAGGCTGAAGATGGCGATGGCGGCGGCCGAGATGCTGTACTCTGCGGGACAGGGGGGCGGGGGCCGCACCGCGGCTCAGCGGCGGCCCCTAGGCGGCCCGAGAGCCGGTGCCGCGCGTCCTTGCGCCCATTTCCCTGGGGAGCACGCTGAGGGTCCGAGATGAAACCCCTCACTCAGAGTCACacggtggggggaaggggtggggccaGGA
Proteins encoded in this region:
- the CACNG1 gene encoding voltage-dependent calcium channel gamma-1 subunit translates to MSQTQAPKVRTTLFCILVGVVLALVAVVTDHWAVLSPEVEHHNATCEAAHFGLWRICTKRIVMPDSKDKTCGPITLPGEKNCSYFRHFNPGETSEIFEVTTQKEYSISAAAIAIFSLGFIIMGTSCALLSFRKKRDYLLRPASMFYAFAGLCVFVSVEVTRQSVKRMIDSEHTEWIEYYYSWSFACACAAFVLLFLGGLALLLFSLPRMPQNPWESCMDAEPEH